One genomic window of Triplophysa rosa linkage group LG11, Trosa_1v2, whole genome shotgun sequence includes the following:
- the LOC130561135 gene encoding gastrula zinc finger protein XlCGF26.1-like, whose product MFSEAMNEVEEKHQCQKPQNLVMQEMSSSSLQKNTIFFPKWKQRTEAGEPFTCCHCGKSFKQKCYLQVHMRTHTGERPYTCPQCGKSFKHKSNLEVHMKIHTKERPYTCPQCGKGFREKSSLEEHIRIHTEERPYACPQCGKRFTQKNHLKVHVRIHTEERPYVCSQCGKSFKRKSTLNDHVRIHTGERPYTCTQCGKRFKQRSTLEVHLRIHTEERRYVCPQCGKSFTQKNYLEEHIRIHTGERPYSCTQCGKSLTHKLTLERHMIIHNEERPYQCLQCGKSFKRKTTLDEHSRTHTGERPYTCTQCGKSFRQRSTLERHIKIHSEERRYACTQCGKSFKQKSNIEVHMRIHTGERPHTCTQCGKSFRQKHHLKAHLTVHTEER is encoded by the coding sequence ATGTTCAGTGAAGCCATGAATGAAGTTGAGGAGAAACATCAGTGTCAGAAACCTCAGAATCTTGTAATGCAAGAAATGTCTTCTAGTAGTTTGCAGAAGAACACGATTTTCTTTCCAAAATGGAAGCAAAGAACAGAAGCAGGCGAGCCTTTCACCTGCTGtcactgtggaaagagtttcaaacagaaatgttatCTTCAGGTccacatgagaactcacactggagagcgtccatacacatgtccacagtgtggaaagagttttaaacacaaatcaaaTCTTGAGGTGCACATGAAAATTCACACTAAAGAGCGCCCATACACATGTCCACAGTGTGGAAAAGGTTTCAGAGAGAAATCATCGCTTGAGGAGCACATTAGAATTCACACTGAAGAGCGCCCATATgcgtgtcctcagtgtggaaagagattCACACAGAAAAATCATCTTAAGGTGCAtgtgagaattcacactgaagAGCGACCATACGTGtgttctcagtgtggaaagagtttcaaacgcAAATCAACGCTTAACGACCAcgtgagaattcacactggagagcgtccatacacatgtactcagtgtggaaagagattTAAACAAAGATCAACGCTTGAGGTTCACttgagaattcacactgaagAGCGCAGATATGtttgtcctcagtgtggaaagagttttacacAGAAAAATTATCTTGAGGAGCACATAagaattcacaccggagagcGACCATACTCATgtactcagtgtggaaagagtttgaCACACAAATTAACGCTTGAGAGGCACATGATAATTCACAATGAAGAGCGCCCTTACCAATgtcttcagtgtggaaagagttttaaacGCAAAACAACGCTTGATGAGCACTcgagaactcacactggagagcgacCATACACATgtactcagtgtggaaagagtttcagacaGAGATCAACACTTGAGAGGCACATTAAAATTCACAGTGAAGAGCGCAGATACGCATgtactcagtgtggaaagagttttaaacagaaatcaaatattgaagtccacatgagaattcacactggagagcgtccaCACACATGTACTcaatgtggaaagagtttcagacaGAAACATCATCTTAAGGCGCACCTGACAGTTCACACCGAAGAGCGCTGA